AccagttctttaaaaaaaaaaatgacaaccACTTCCTCCCTTCTCTGAGAAATGCTGAAGAGAGAATATGATGGATGTTAGTTTTCCTTCCTTCATTTCACGTTTTCTTAGGCGAGTTCACTCTTTCTAAAAGTAAATAGTTTTTCTCGCTCGCTTTCTTCTCTTGACTCCTAAGCATGAGAACACAAGAGAGCCtgctagttgtgtgtgtgtgtgctctgtcaCTGCAGTGTGAAATGCTGGATGCGTGTCAGCTGGCATAGCGTGAATCCCCCGTATTCCGAGATGCTCGGTTAGAACTGGGAACACCAACCAAGATGGGGGAACGTCAGCCATGGACGTACACGTTCAGGCCTGCTCATGTCTCAGCAGAACCCTCCTCTTTCTGGGAATTCCCAGCCCTGCTTTCCCATTACTGAGGATGAGGCCAGACAATGTTTTTTGTGTGCGTGTCCCTAATCCCTGTCAATTGAATCTAGACCATGTTGATATTACCCAAGATGGAatttatcccaaatggcaccctgtgccCTACATTGTGCGCTACTTTAAACAAGAGCCCTCTGGGCCCTGgccaaaattagtgcactacatggggaatagggtggcatttgggacacattaTATGGAATTTTTCCGACCCTGTTTAGTCAATAGCTGTTTATCTGACCTGAGACTTATGGcgctttctttttttcttccattctttctctctctctttctcagcgtCTCATCCAGTACCTGGCCTCTAGAAACACCCTCTTCAACTTGAACAACTTCTTGGACAAAGGTGCTTTGCAAGGTAtggtatatttttttacaaacacTCATACAATACTAGTGCATGATTAGACACACACTGCTTTGGTCTCAGGTTCTCTCTTGTTTTTAGTGGGGTGTGGGAGGTTttatgggggggtgggggggggggggttggtgctGCTTTTGGTCAAATGAGGATGGTTCGGTCTCGGttctctatctcttctctctatcctctctccctctctccttcctttctctccctcccaggTTATGACATGTCTACGTTCATCCGTCGGTATAGCCGCTATCTGAATGAGAAGGCCATGTCTTACAGGCTGGTGGCTGTGGACTTTACCAAGATGAAGAGAGGGtaggaaacaaacacacacacacacacacacacacacacacacacacacacacacacctgaatgaaTAGATCACCATGTCTTACATTGGCTGTCAAAATTACCACGTTGAAGAGCGAATAGGCTGCATAACATTTCATACATCTAGTCTATTTCACACTGGGCTGGCCTGGTTCCGCAACCACCGTAGTTCCTGGAACCGGGCTGGAAAGGAAAATATCCAAGCAGCCGAGTACGGTTCAGGTTGGTTCTATAGTGTGAATCGGGTAAAATATTCCTTAGCATCCCGTCAGAACCAGTTAATCCAGTATTAGTCTAGAAAAAGAAGGACTAACTAAaaatgtttggtgtgtgtgtgtgcatgttccaGGATTGACGGTGTGATGCGTACCATGAGCATAGAGAAGCTCATAAAGACCCTTCCTATTATCCAGAACCAACTAGACGCACTGCTAGACTTCCAGGTAACatggtgtgtttgtgcatgcggaggaggggtgtgtgtattcaatggaatgtgtgtgttttccaaTGGTGGACATGGGTGTCAGGTTTGAGATGAATGTtaaattgttttgggggggggggatgcctctcttccaccctctctcCAGGCCAACCCAAATGAGTTAACTAACGGGGTGATCAACTCAGCCTTTATGCTGCTGTTCAAGGACTCCATCCGTCTGTTTGCTGCCTACAACGAGGGCGTCATAAACTTACTGGGTAAGTTGATGGACTGGTCTAGAGTCAGATTTAAAGCCTCCTGGGTCAGGACTATTGGGACTGGTGGCTGTTATCATGGTATAATAGAATGGTTCATTGGAATTCTATGGGTGTTATCCTATTCATATTATGTGGATTCTTCCAGGGCATAGCTCAAGGTTCTTGCATCAATTTGATGTGAGTAACTATGTGATGTTAGCCTCTCAGACAGCCAATTATGTTTTTGTCTTTTCACAGGTTGTGATGTAATTTTGAAGTGTTAAGTGGTCCTCTGTCTCCTATCACTCTCTACTAATGGCTTCTTTGTACTCTACTCTTCTCACACTCTgtcactttgtctctctctctctctctctcgctctctcagagaAATATTTTGATATGAAGAAGGGTCAGTGTAAAGACGCATTGGACATCTATAAGAAGTTCCTCTACAGGATGACCAAGCTGTCAGAGTTTCTCAAAGTAGCAGAGgtacacgcacgcatgcacgcggacacatacacacacaggcacacatgctcaacacacaatgccccataatgacttTTTCACATAtacataccagtcaaaagtttggacgcttacccattccagggtttttctttgtttttactgttatctacattgtagaataatagtcaagacatcacaactatgataTATtgcatatggaatcatatagtaaccaaaaaggttttaaacaaatcaaaatatatttgagattcttcaaagtagccaccctctgcctttatgacagctttgcacactcttggcattttctcaaccagcttcatgaggtagtcacctggaatgcatttcaattaacaggtgtgcttgtTAAAAGTAAATGTGTAATTTTTTTCcttattgcgtttgagccaatcagttgtgttgtgagaaggtatggctggtatacagaagatggccccatttggtaaaataccaagtccatattatggcaagaacagctgaaataagcaaagagaaatgacagcccatcattactttaagacatggtcagtcaatccagaaaatgtcaagaactttgaaaggttcttcaagtgcagtcacaaaaaccatcacgTGCAAGTCAAAACACGCATGCTGCCGGTACTGACCTTAATCTATTCTTATGTCACGTATAGCATTCTTAAACAAAGATTAAATCATGTATGAGGAGGTTGTTTAGGTCATATCGACTCAATCTGGAATGTTACTGTGAGACCGAGGGCATCCTGTGTGCCGATGTGTTTCCCTAAATATATCTTGATAACTTTCCCGCCACTTGGAGTCAATGAAACTGAAGTGATTTGAATAGTTATGCTTCTTGATGATATCTTGTATTACGTCGCCTTACCCACATACATAAATATAGACttcatgcaggcacacacacacacacacacacacacagtgttttaaGATTGCTGTCCGTCAATGGTTCtcaaccaaatttactgagcttgagcaattaTGACAAAATCAATGGACATATGATCCCCTAAcagttgtgcaaagttggtacAATCTTATTCTAAcgtattcacagctgtaatggcttcCAAAGGTAATGAATGCTTGGTGGAAGCACATCTTATTTTTTGTTAAATtggaaaatgtgttatttcttGTGTAGATTGGTAAAGAAATCatcaaatgtaataaaaaaaaatattataataattaAGGCTGTGCAATTGGGGTGTACACTTTCACTGTTCCTATGTTGTTTTGTCCTCAAGCctcacatttaaatgtttttggggcTTTTTAAATGTCTGTTCAATTGCTCGTCATTCATTTGCCACACCCACACCATGTCTCGTCTCTCATTGGTCACTCACGAGACATACTCAACATTGTCCAATCATATTCATCGATCCAGTTGTCAGCATTTTTGATGTAGACCCTTGTTTATTTCAGTTGTTTAGAGGTTGTGTCCCAATAATCTGTTCTTTCTCATTAAGTGTGCACTTGTTCGATTCCCTtcatggatttgaaaggaaataacTGGTGTATGGAAACACCCTTCAGCCCATGCCTACACCAATCTAATGCTTATATATTTTTGAGGAGTGGtgtacaagtgcacacttcaggaagaACGAGAGGTTATTTGGACTCACCCACAGTAGCCACTGCATGGGAGTAATGattcctttatttatttattttcttatcCCCGTTGTTTTTTCCGTTGGCCCGTTTGTTTTTCGTTCGGTCTTTGTGACCACAGCAAGTTGGAATAGATCAGGGTGATATCCCCGATCTCTCACAGGTCAGTGTACAtttttcatctctttctctcttcttctggCTCCACCAACATGCTTTCATCCATCTATCCGTCCATTCGTTCATTTTACAGCCATCAGCCTCTCTCTTACTGTACAtattcgctccctctctccttcggTCTCTCTTGCTCTTGCTCTTTTCTCTGTACTCAATCATTCACTCATTTCTCTTTGTCAAACTCTTAACAAGTTACCATGTCTTCTACTTTGCCTAGGAATCTGTTGGTTCAATTGATTTagtatttatttttcaaatgatTATTTACAGTGTAGGCCCAAATAGGCACTTGTAAAGAAAGTATTTAACTGGCTATATAAATACCAATAACTTAAGGCACCAAGCTCGGTAGTGATGCAAACTGAAATATTGGATTTTGAGTGATACATAATTCCCATTCACAGTATACCATTTAAAATAGTTCCTTTATCATTCTCCTCCACAGACCATTAAAGGATCATGCATTGTAGGTGGTGGGTTACTTACTGTAATGCTTTTAACCCTAGCATCCCTCCCActaaaggcatttcactgtactagtGCACGTAACATTCAAACTTGAAACTATTATACTGCATCTCCCCTCCCCATACAGTATACGCGGAGTTTTACAAATTGTTGACTCGCCATAGCTTGTGCGCTCTGACATCTTGACCTACCCACCCGGGTCTGCATGTAGCCCTCGCCCCCTCACACGCACGCATGTAACCTTGCCCCCTCCTACACGCACGTGGACATACTTTGGCCCCGAGTGGGGGGGAAAGGTCAACCATATGAATGAATTATGAGAAATGTATTCTTCTCCTCCCACCATTCAGACAGACACAGGCCTATGATAAAGAAAGTGTTTTAGGGATTTTTAACATGTTAATTTAAACTATATTTGACCCCCTGATTATTACATGAATGCATCATCGTAGTCGTAGCTATGACATAAAAAGATTTCTGTCTTCAAACTTCAAAGCACATCTTGTTTTGAAAGATTGTCGGGGGATAACTAGCGATCAAAAAGGGGAAAAGAAACTATTCCCTCTTTCTTTTACTTTGCTCTTTTGTTCTCTCTACCTCACTTTCTTTCCTCTCTGTGTGTCGGGTGGAATGTTTGGGGAATACGTACAGGGTTCAGTCAGAGTTCCTTGCTCAGTCTGTTTTTAACTTCTGTGCTTTTTTTGTAAGAGGGACTagaatagtgtgtgtgtctgctaatATTATTGATGTCTGATTTGGTCTTTAAACAATCTAAAGATTgtctacttttgaccacagccacATTGATCGTTTGCGTTGATGTCACCATAGGTcataaggtgccatttggtacacaaaTCGCACCCAaatctctatatagtgcactacttgtagtgcgtagggtgccatttgggacacacccttaGTAAAAGCCAAAGCGCCAGCCTTGCACACTAGGCTATGCCCTCTCAGAATGTTTATATGTTGGCATGAACCAGACAGGACAGAATGGGATTTATGTGCATGTTTCTCAACCTCCTTTACTACATTCCtttcccctctgttctctcctcgtTTTTCTGTTTTCCCGAAACGTATTATTAACCTACTAATActgagcaccctattccctatatagtgccctacgaagggaatagggtgccatttgggccgaAGACGTAGTTCTATTCTGGGAAAGTGACGCATTGTGGGTCGACCTCTGGGACTaacaaccgtgtgtgtgtgtttattgatgTGTGTGACGTGTAAAGAAGTGAATGAGTGCGTCATGTCATGTGAAAGAGGAAGAGCTGGttctgtctctcacccccccacccGTCTTCTGTTTTCTCTGCTTCTCCTCAtactctcctccttccaggctccAAGTAGTCTCCTGGAGGCTCTGGAGCAGCACCTAGCCTCTCTGGAAGGGAAAAAGACCAAGGAACTCACCGCTGATACCAGGTACTGGACTCACGAGACAATGAACACTTGATGATATGTCATTGTAAAACTTGTATAAGAAGCACACACAGAAAAGACATGTCCCCTCCTAATTCCTCTGTTCTTGCCTCTGTCCTCTCCATAGAGCGTCCACCCTGTCCAGTGCGGTGTCGTCTCTGTCCAATACAGGCATGTCATTCAGCCGCATGGACGAGAAGGAGAGACAGCAGGCCTTAGAGGAGGAGCAGGCCAGACTGCAGGCCCTCAAGGTACAGGTAACACACCATTACACTAATACATAAAATGATACTACACCGATGCATAATTTTACACAGCTACACTAACCACCACTACACTGGTGGACAGGGGTAGTTAAATATGTTACTACATCATTACAACAAATTACACTGCTGCACAAAATTACATTTACGTTTTtttacttaactgacttgcctagttaaataaaggttaagaacaaattcttacttacaatgatggcctacaccggctaaacctggacgacgctgggccaattgtgcgccgccctatgggactcccaatcatggccggttgtgatacagactggatttgaaccagggtgtctgcagtgacgcctcaagcactgagatacagtgccttagaccgctgcgccactcgggagccctacatTACACCCTTAGCCTATTCAGATTTAACTGCCTGAAAACAGGATGTCCGCGGGTCCTTAAAGTCTTACATTCGTTTCTGATTTAAAGTCATAAAATGTCTTAAGTTCAGTTTTCAAAAGTCTTAAAAAATCTGACGTTGATGACTACAGTGTTTCTGTTATATTGTGCTTAATTGTTGCCACCCCGACCAAAAAAAGAAGGAACATCAAACAGTACTCTAGGCACACTTTCAAGATGTTAGAGCTGTCCAACCACATGTGCACCTCGGTGTTTGCACGTCATGTGCGTGTACCAGTGTGGTTCCAGCCGTTGCCAGAGGAAAGGGCAAGGCAGCCTAAAATTTGATAGACAACATCACTaactagagctgggacgataaacagGAAATTACCGACATTGCCTTCTTACCAAAGCAATTTCGGGGGTTAGGCTACATAACGTTCCtaatgatttttttgttgttctaaaACCATTATTTGGTCAACGGTAATGTGCATTAACCTGCTTCCTGCAATAAAAGTATCTGCTGTGTCCATTTCGCTGCTGGCTCTCACTCCCGCTACCCCCTTTGCACATGgcgaggagggagagaagcgCAAGCATACTGATAGTTGAGCAACATTTTTACATGTAATTGCGGGAAAGACAGTTTTTAAAACAACTATTGTTCTCAAACAAGAGGAAATCTAAGCTTTATGTGAGAAATAACACCACTTTACAAACGTCGTATGTAATTGAGATGCTGCGCCAACGGAGCGTGCCATTTGCGGTGAATACATCAAGTAGCCTATATATAGGCCTACCAATGGAAAGTTTTTGTAGAACATTCAATTTGCTGTCAGATCAATTGCATGGCTGTCTAGGAACAATATCATATTTAGAGTTGGCAATCTAGATAATGTGTTTTGAGTTCCcacttcctcaggtggtaaaTGATGTAGCATATAGGCATAGCCTAGGCCAATATGCACAAAGAACTCGTACGACTTCCTCATCAATGACAAGCGTGCTCTTGGTTGCCATGACATCCTCCTCCAGACAGGCCAGGGGAGCGGGGGCGACTCCTGTTTCAAAGCGGGTGAAGAACTTGTTTAGTTCATTGGCTGTAGAGAGGCACACGCTCTCGTCCAGGCAGGGATCGATGCGTTGCCTACCTTTTGAAGGGGGCATTTGCCATATTCTTAATGCCCAACCAGGCAGACCGAGAGTCTCCCTGTTACATTATCTGCACCTTATCCTTGTACTGGCATCTCGCCTTTTTTTAATCTCTttgttcccctctctctgtacctctttTCTTCTGAGTGGGTTCCTGGAGGTAAACACTTGTTTCTTCCTATTAAGCACCACTTTCAATTCTTTAGTCACCAATGGTTTGTTAGGAAATATCTTACATGTTTTTTGGGATCATCAAATCAACACAGAATCAATATAGTCATTATAGCCAGATATTACGTTAGTCAACTCGTTCAGGTCAGCTGATGATTCTTCAAATACACTCCAGGTGGTACAATCAAAGCATCACTGCAATTGATCAATACTGTCATTGTCCCACACCTGTATTTGTTTTTCCACCACCTTCTCCTTTTTCAGTAACTGTCTATAAGTTGGTCGTAGAAAAACAGTGTTATGATCTGATCCACCCAGTAGAGGTCTGGCCAAGGATGAATATGCTTTGGGGACCGAGCCGTAACATAAGTCAATGATCTTATGTTTCCTTGTTAGATAAGTCACATACAGCATCAAGCTCTTGAGCGAGGTTAAAAATTATGTCAGCTGCGTTGACACGGTTTGCTCTTGGATGGATATAAACAACTGTCAAAAAAAGCTGGGGGAGGTAGAAGGGGCGAAGTGACACTGATAGCAGCTCTATAACAGGGGTGCATATTTTTTTCCTGACAATGGTAGTTTTACACCATCTTTTTCATTTTGCAGAACAGACTCCGCCTCCATGCTCCTTACCAGTAGCTTCACTGTCTCTGTCAATACGTGTGATAGTGAATCTGTCAGGGGTGACTTCAGTCGGGCACCGCCTCCGACAGTCAAGTTTCAGGGAAAGCCATCATACAGGCCTCCCTGTATTCATATAGATACCGGGAGTTTGCCCGTAATTCGTCCATTTTCCCCTTAAAACCTGTTAcggctagacgttccgctagcgtcATGAGCATgcacgacaacatccggtgaaattgcagagagcgaaattcaaattaaattactggAAATATAACTTTCATAAAATcccaagtgcaatacaccaaaataaagcttaacttcttgttaatccagccaccgtgtcagatttcaaaaaggctttacggcaaaagcaaaccatgcgattatctgaggagaGCACCCCATTATACAAAtgcatgaaaatcatatttcaaccaagcaggtgcgacacgaaagtcagaaataacaatgtaattcatgccttacctttgaagatcttcttctgtttgcAATCCAATATGTCCCGGAAACATCACAaagggtccttttgttcgataaactccttttttatatccccaaaatgtcaatttatttggcgcaatagattcagaaaaacaccggttccaactcgcccaacatgactacaaattatctaagttacctgtaaacttggtccaaacatttcaacaactttcctaatccatccttaggtatcctaaaacgtaaataatcaataaaatttaagatgggatatactgtgttcaatagcggataaaatcaaAGTGGAGCAAGCTTCCAGGTTACGTGCCCCAAACaagagtccacttggcttgacactCATTCTGAATAGCTGTACTTTTTCacttctcaaaggaaaaacatcaaccaatttctaaatactgttgacatctagtggaagccataggaactgcaatcaggTGCCTCATAAATCTAGTTTCCCATAGAGAAAACAGTgaactcaacttttttttttttttttcctggatggtttgtcctcggggtttcgcctgccaaataatttctgttatactcagacatcattcaaacagtttttgaaactttagtgtgttctatccagatctaccaattatatgcatatcctagcttctgggcctgagtagcagacagtttactttgggcacgcttttcatccgtaCGTGAAAAtatcgccccctatcccaaagaggttAAGCGATTGGACATTGGAGAGCAGGATAGTTGGAAGCGCAATCTTTGTTTTGTTCCTCTGCAGTACACCGCCTTTCCCCTTTTCCTCTTCCTTCTTAGTAGTCCTTCAACCAGGTTGTTTTGTCTCACGATCTCTGCAGGTATGTGCCCTTTGATCGGTTCTCCCGAACGTGAGTTATTACATTGTAAAAGAGAGTTTCTGCAGTAGCGGATGTGTGGCGCCGCCAACTTTTTTGTCTATTTGCGTTCTGTTTCAGGTACCAGCAAAAGTAATCCAAGTAGGAGAATTATCAACTGTACGCACTTCATGTCCCTCTACCGTAGCTTAATCGGTAATCCGATGCAACGTAAAACACTATTAAACTACTAAAAGCAAAGCAACCAAAACGGACGAGTTTAAACAAGGAACAAACGCTGTAGGGCACCACTGCGCAGCGCCCCAAGACTGATTGGAGCCTGCTCAGTCTGATGCTGCTCAGTCTGTGCCAAGCATGAATCCCTGAGTCATACCCAACTTTGTGTTTGGTAACTGTGTGAGTGTTTTTCTGTGTTTTCTCCAGGACCAGCGTCTGAAGGAGATTGGCATGTCCACTCCATCTGCCTCCCCCAGTACACAGTCTATGGGCAGTgtcaacaacaaccaccacaacaccaATCAAGGCATGGAGCTATTCAGTGCACCCTCCACCAACAGGTACTACTGTTATAACATGGTTACTACAGGTCGTAGGAGGTTATCTAGTGTTATAAAGGTATGATTTGATATGATGTGATTATTCTATTCAGATTTATGTTGATTCTTTTGATTATAGATTctttctgtgatttttttttttttttttttttttttttttttggggggttcaAAGGTTGGTATCAGAGTTTGTTTTGTTGACCTAAAGTTATTGTTCAGGCAATCTATATTTCAGTGGAATTACCCTAACCTTGAGTTGTTTCTCAAGCCAGAAGTTAGCATGTTAGCATTGTCGAAATTCATTAACGTAAACAGGCGAACCGATGTTAGCAAAACTGCAAGCCGAAACTTCCTCAAAAACGCGTAGCGTCGATActcatgttattttttttgtaatatCTAAATGCTGAATATCTGTATATTCCAATGCTCTGATAGTGTCATCAAGCCACCGGTGAGTGCCCAATGGAAtatacaactttattgtccatgtTACAGCAAACAGAAACAGAGACTACATGAGGAAATGTAGTCTCACAATTCCAGCGATTATTTCAGCAGTATGCATGTTAGAAAATTGTGAACTCCACCAACTACCGAACTTGGTTTTCAAGTGTTTTTGAGCAGGTTACGGCTTGCTGTGCAGCTTTGCTAACATTGGTTTGGTTGTTTACATTCATGAATTTTTTGATGATGCTAACTCCTGTCTGTGGCAAAACATTGATTATTGTGCATTCTGTCACTATGGGCCTTAATACACAACTCAAGGTAAGGTAAATTCCACCGAAATATATAGATTTCACCTGAACTAACCCTTCAATTGTTGCTTGTTTGGGCATATAGGGGCAATTTGAATCACATTTATTTACGCATTGATTTTCTTTCCCTCTTCCCCTGTCTCCTCTTATTTCTCTCTCTAGCATGCCCAACCTCAGTAGTGATCTATTTGACCTGCAGCCAGCCTTCCTACCTGCTGTCCAGAGCACTCCCTCTATCTCTACAGCCACCAGTGCCTGGGGAGGTAGGTCACACACATTTCGACACAAACGTGCATGcaatatacacatagaaatacacacacacacacacacactcacacacacagtttttaTCTACTTAACCTCCTGAACTTCAGGTTCAGATCCGGGCCAGAGATGTATAGTGTTGATTAGCTGTGCATTATGTCACACACTACACAAGTTTCAGTTAACACGTGTGTTCTGACAAGCCTGTCTTTAAAGTCAGGTGACTTTTCAACTGTACAAATTCAtgttcatgtgtatctgagttcTCTTCATGTCTTCAGTCATTCATGTGTTCATTCATCCATCAATTAATTCACTCGTTTCATCAACTTATCGTCCAACCATTCAGCCATCACTTTCTCATCCGCTAGAAGCACCGAAACGGCTAAAATATTATGTTTTACATTTTGTCCAATAAACGTTATTTTAAAGAACATATGGTTCGACAGACAC
The DNA window shown above is from Salmo trutta chromosome 8, fSalTru1.1, whole genome shotgun sequence and carries:
- the si:ch211-200p22.4 gene encoding phosphatidylinositol-binding clathrin assembly protein isoform X5; the protein is MSGQSITDRIAAAQHSMTGSAISKAVCKASTHEVSGPKKKHLDYLIHCTNEMNVSVPQLADTLFERTANSSWVVVFKALITTHHLMMYGNERLIQYLASRNTLFNLNNFLDKGALQGYDMSTFIRRYSRYLNEKAMSYRLVAVDFTKMKRGIDGVMRTMSIEKLIKTLPIIQNQLDALLDFQANPNELTNGVINSAFMLLFKDSIRLFAAYNEGVINLLEKYFDMKKGQCKDALDIYKKFLYRMTKLSEFLKVAEQVGIDQGDIPDLSQAPSSLLEALEQHLASLEGKKTKELTADTRASTLSSAVSSLSNTGMSFSRMDEKERQQALEEEQARLQALKDQRLKEIGMSTPSASPSTQSMGSVNNNHHNTNQGMELFSAPSTNSMPNLSSDLFDLQPAFLPAVQSTPSISTATSAWGGAAEPAESSMSVDFDAVFGGGARRQANNDVQPATDGFDALGDLLKPTVPSHNQAPPMALHHPGHPHPGHPGGKLLANDLDSSLANLVGNLQFGGAPAKNLSLCAPVFRPDMQWSQPGEKKLTGGHSWQSKTMTSTTAWNPAPMAPAPMPVQHMNGMFYASYVSSRLCPKWQPILYIVHYFSPSAYLVCLERLLIFITILYPEVYTHCEVYSHSSSCIL
- the si:ch211-200p22.4 gene encoding phosphatidylinositol-binding clathrin assembly protein isoform X1, with the translated sequence MSGQSITDRIAAAQHSMTGSAISKAVCKASTHEVSGPKKKHLDYLIHCTNEMNVSVPQLADTLFERTANSSWVVVFKALITTHHLMMYGNERLIQYLASRNTLFNLNNFLDKGALQGYDMSTFIRRYSRYLNEKAMSYRLVAVDFTKMKRGIDGVMRTMSIEKLIKTLPIIQNQLDALLDFQANPNELTNGVINSAFMLLFKDSIRLFAAYNEGVINLLEKYFDMKKGQCKDALDIYKKFLYRMTKLSEFLKVAEQVGIDQGDIPDLSQTIKGSCIAPSSLLEALEQHLASLEGKKTKELTADTRASTLSSAVSSLSNTGMSFSRMDEKERQQALEEEQARLQALKVQDQRLKEIGMSTPSASPSTQSMGSVNNNHHNTNQGMELFSAPSTNSMPNLSSDLFDLQPAFLPAVQSTPSISTATSAWGGAAEPAESSMSVDFDAVFGGGARRQANNDVQPATDGFDALGDLLKPTVPSHNQAPPMALHHPGHPHPGHPGGKLLANDLDSSLANLVGNLQFGGAPAKNLSLCAPVFRPDMQWSQPGEKKLTGGHSWQSKTMTSTTAWNPAPMAPAPMPVQHMNGMFYASYVSSRLCPKWQPILYIVHYFSPSAYLVCLERLLIFITILYPEVYTHCEVYSHSSSCIL
- the si:ch211-200p22.4 gene encoding phosphatidylinositol-binding clathrin assembly protein isoform X2 is translated as MSGQSITDRIAAAQHSMTGSAISKAVCKASTHEVSGPKKKHLDYLIHCTNEMNVSVPQLADTLFERTANSSWVVVFKALITTHHLMMYGNERLIQYLASRNTLFNLNNFLDKGALQGYDMSTFIRRYSRYLNEKAMSYRLVAVDFTKMKRGIDGVMRTMSIEKLIKTLPIIQNQLDALLDFQANPNELTNGVINSAFMLLFKDSIRLFAAYNEGVINLLEKYFDMKKGQCKDALDIYKKFLYRMTKLSEFLKVAEQVGIDQGDIPDLSQTIKGSCIAPSSLLEALEQHLASLEGKKTKELTADTRASTLSSAVSSLSNTGMSFSRMDEKERQQALEEEQARLQALKDQRLKEIGMSTPSASPSTQSMGSVNNNHHNTNQGMELFSAPSTNSMPNLSSDLFDLQPAFLPAVQSTPSISTATSAWGGAAEPAESSMSVDFDAVFGGGARRQANNDVQPATDGFDALGDLLKPTVPSHNQAPPMALHHPGHPHPGHPGGKLLANDLDSSLANLVGNLQFGGAPAKNLSLCAPVFRPDMQWSQPGEKKLTGGHSWQSKTMTSTTAWNPAPMAPAPMPVQHMNGMFYASYVSSRLCPKWQPILYIVHYFSPSAYLVCLERLLIFITILYPEVYTHCEVYSHSSSCIL
- the si:ch211-200p22.4 gene encoding phosphatidylinositol-binding clathrin assembly protein isoform X4 produces the protein MSGQSITDRIAAAQHSMTGSAISKAVCKASTHEVSGPKKKHLDYLIHCTNEMNVSVPQLADTLFERTANSSWVVVFKALITTHHLMMYGNERLIQYLASRNTLFNLNNFLDKGALQGYDMSTFIRRYSRYLNEKAMSYRLVAVDFTKMKRGIDGVMRTMSIEKLIKTLPIIQNQLDALLDFQANPNELTNGVINSAFMLLFKDSIRLFAAYNEGVINLLEKYFDMKKGQCKDALDIYKKFLYRMTKLSEFLKVAEQVGIDQGDIPDLSQAPSSLLEALEQHLASLEGKKTKELTADTRASTLSSAVSSLSNTGMSFSRMDEKERQQALEEEQARLQALKVQDQRLKEIGMSTPSASPSTQSMGSVNNNHHNTNQGMELFSAPSTNSMPNLSSDLFDLQPAFLPAVQSTPSISTATSAWGGAAEPAESSMSVDFDAVFGGGARRQANNDVQPATDGFDALGDLLKPTVPSHNQAPPMALHHPGHPHPGHPGGKLLANDLDSSLANLVGNLQFGGAPAKNLSLCAPVFRPDMQWSQPGEKKLTGGHSWQSKTMTSTTAWNPAPMAPAPMPVQHMNGMFYASYVSSRLCPKWQPILYIVHYFSPSAYLVCLERLLIFITILYPEVYTHCEVYSHSSSCIL
- the si:ch211-200p22.4 gene encoding phosphatidylinositol-binding clathrin assembly protein isoform X8, whose translation is MSGQSITDRIAAAQHSMTGSAISKAVCKASTHEVSGPKKKHLDYLIHCTNEMNVSVPQLADTLFERTANSSWVVVFKALITTHHLMMYGNERLIQYLASRNTLFNLNNFLDKGALQGYDMSTFIRRYSRYLNEKAMSYRLVAVDFTKMKRGIDGVMRTMSIEKLIKTLPIIQNQLDALLDFQANPNELTNGVINSAFMLLFKDSIRLFAAYNEGVINLLEKYFDMKKGQCKDALDIYKKFLYRMTKLSEFLKVAEQVGIDQGDIPDLSQAPSSLLEALEQHLASLEGKKTKELTADTRASTLSSAVSSLSNTGMSFSRMDEKERQQALEEEQARLQALKVQDQRLKEIGMSTPSASPSTQSMGSVNNNHHNTNQGMELFSAPSTNSMPNLSSDLFDLQPAFLPAVQSTPSISTATSAWGGAAEPAESSMSVDFDAVFGGGARRQANNDVQPATDGFDALGDLLKPTVPSHNQAPPMALHHPGHPHPGHPGGKLLANDLDSSLANLVGNLQFGGAPAKKPDMQWSQPGEKKLTGGHSWQSKTMTSTTAWNPAPMAPAPMPVQHMNGMFYASYVSSRLCPKWQPILYIVHYFSPSAYLVCLERLLIFITILYPEVYTHCEVYSHSSSCIL